A DNA window from Amphiprion ocellaris isolate individual 3 ecotype Okinawa chromosome 8, ASM2253959v1, whole genome shotgun sequence contains the following coding sequences:
- the LOC111569363 gene encoding isocitrate dehydrogenase [NAD] subunit gamma, mitochondrial-like isoform X2 translates to MASEDDINNAIMAIRRNGVALKGNLETNHNLPPSYKSRNNLLRTTLDLYANVMHCQSLPGVRTRHRNIDIMIIRENTEGEYSSLEHENVPGVVECLKIITRTKSLRIADYAFRTAREKGRTRVTAVHKANIMKLGDGLFLECCKEVASGYPEITFDSMIVDNTTMQLVSRPQQFDVMVMPNLYGNVVSNVCAGLVGGPGLVPGANYGEDYAVFETGTRNTGKSIANTNTANPTAMLLASCLLLDHLKLHAYANMIRRAILSTVTETRLHTADLGGQGSTSEVVQSIMKAVESTGPRTLSL, encoded by the exons ATGGCCTCAGAAGATGACATCAACAATGCCATCATGGCCATCAGACGCAATGGAGTTGCACTGAAAG GAAACCTTGAGACCAACCACAACTTGCCTCCCTCCTATAAGTCCAGGAACAACCTGCTGCG CACTACTTTGGATCTTTATGCCAACGTGATGCACTGCCAGTCTCTGCCTGGAGTGAGGACTCGCCACAGAAACATCGACATCATGATCATCAGGGAAAACACTGAGGGAGAGTACAGCAGCCTGGAGCACGAG AATGTACCGGGCGTTGTCGAATGCCTGAAGATCATCACCAGGACCAAGTCTTTACGCATCGCTGACTATGCATTTAGAACAGCTCGTGAGAAAGGGCGTACACGAGTTACTGCCGTTCACAAGGCTAACATCAT GAAGTTGGGTGACGGTCTTTTCCTGGAGTGTTGTAAGGAAGTTGCAAGCGGTTACCCTGAAATCACCTTCGACAGCATGATTGTGGACAACACCACCATGCAG CTGGTTTCCAGGCCCCAGCAGTTTGATGTGATGGTGATGCCCAATCTGTATGGCAACGTTGTGAGCAATGTGTGTGCCGGGTTGGTTGGTGGACCGGGCCTAGTACCAGGAGCCAACTATGGAGAAGACTACGCTGTGTTTGAGACG GGCACCAGGAACACCGGGAAGAGCATCGCTAACACCAACACAGCGAACCCCACGGCCATGCTGCTGGCCTCCTGCCTGCTGCTGGACCACCTGAAGCTCCACGCCTACGCCAACATGATCCGCAGAGCCATCCTGTCCACTGTCACCGAGACCCGG CTGCACACTGCTGATCTGGGAGGTCAAGGCTCCACATCTGAGGTGGTTCAGTCCATCATGAAGGCCGTGGAGAGCACCGGACCCCGAACACTGAGCCTGTAG
- the LOC111569363 gene encoding isocitrate dehydrogenase [NAD] subunit gamma, mitochondrial-like isoform X1 translates to MTARCVRSVSGSLQLLLRNRWPKVYGAATCSQKHTYTPPPAQYGGRHTVTLIPGDGIGPELANHVRELFRFCCVPVDFEVVNVDSTMASEDDINNAIMAIRRNGVALKGNLETNHNLPPSYKSRNNLLRTTLDLYANVMHCQSLPGVRTRHRNIDIMIIRENTEGEYSSLEHENVPGVVECLKIITRTKSLRIADYAFRTAREKGRTRVTAVHKANIMKLGDGLFLECCKEVASGYPEITFDSMIVDNTTMQLVSRPQQFDVMVMPNLYGNVVSNVCAGLVGGPGLVPGANYGEDYAVFETGTRNTGKSIANTNTANPTAMLLASCLLLDHLKLHAYANMIRRAILSTVTETRLHTADLGGQGSTSEVVQSIMKAVESTGPRTLSL, encoded by the exons ATGACGGCCCGCTGTGTGCGCTCCGTGTCCGGatccctgcagctgctgctccgCAACCGGTGGCCAAAG GTTTATGGAGCAGCAACATGCAGCCAGAAACACACTTACACT cctccacctgctcagTATGGAGGCAGACACACAGTGACTCTGATTCCTGGAGACGGCATCGGACCAGAGCTGGCCAACCACGTCCGGGAGCTATTCAG GTTCTGCTGTGTGCCGGTGGACTTTGAAGTCGTCAATGTGGACTCGACCATGGCCTCAGAAGATGACATCAACAATGCCATCATGGCCATCAGACGCAATGGAGTTGCACTGAAAG GAAACCTTGAGACCAACCACAACTTGCCTCCCTCCTATAAGTCCAGGAACAACCTGCTGCG CACTACTTTGGATCTTTATGCCAACGTGATGCACTGCCAGTCTCTGCCTGGAGTGAGGACTCGCCACAGAAACATCGACATCATGATCATCAGGGAAAACACTGAGGGAGAGTACAGCAGCCTGGAGCACGAG AATGTACCGGGCGTTGTCGAATGCCTGAAGATCATCACCAGGACCAAGTCTTTACGCATCGCTGACTATGCATTTAGAACAGCTCGTGAGAAAGGGCGTACACGAGTTACTGCCGTTCACAAGGCTAACATCAT GAAGTTGGGTGACGGTCTTTTCCTGGAGTGTTGTAAGGAAGTTGCAAGCGGTTACCCTGAAATCACCTTCGACAGCATGATTGTGGACAACACCACCATGCAG CTGGTTTCCAGGCCCCAGCAGTTTGATGTGATGGTGATGCCCAATCTGTATGGCAACGTTGTGAGCAATGTGTGTGCCGGGTTGGTTGGTGGACCGGGCCTAGTACCAGGAGCCAACTATGGAGAAGACTACGCTGTGTTTGAGACG GGCACCAGGAACACCGGGAAGAGCATCGCTAACACCAACACAGCGAACCCCACGGCCATGCTGCTGGCCTCCTGCCTGCTGCTGGACCACCTGAAGCTCCACGCCTACGCCAACATGATCCGCAGAGCCATCCTGTCCACTGTCACCGAGACCCGG CTGCACACTGCTGATCTGGGAGGTCAAGGCTCCACATCTGAGGTGGTTCAGTCCATCATGAAGGCCGTGGAGAGCACCGGACCCCGAACACTGAGCCTGTAG